From the genome of Bradyrhizobium elkanii USDA 76, one region includes:
- a CDS encoding DegQ family serine endoprotease, with amino-acid sequence MGNLSAAAAQDRRVPSSQAELQLSYAPIVQRVQPAVVNVYAAKTVQNRNPFLDDPIFRRFFGVPGQQPEQMQRSLGSGVMVDGSGLVVTNNHVIEGADQVKVSLADKREYEAEIVLKDSRTDLAVLRLKNTNKEKFATLDFANSDQLLVGDVVLAIGNPFGVGQTVTHGIISALARTQVGITDYQFFIQTDAAINPGNSGGALVDMSGRLAGINTAIFSRSGGSQGIGFAIPANMVRVVVASAKSGGKNVKRPWLGARLQAVTPEIAETLGLKLPSGALVANVAPNSPAAKAGLKLSDLIVGIDGTPIDDPNAFDYRFATRPLGGNAEIEVQRAGKPVKLTVPLETAPDTNRDEIVLTARSPFQGARVANISPALADELHLDAGAEGVVVTELADDGTAANVGFQKGDIIIAVNNEKIARTGDLEKASKTGSRIWRITLVRGGQQINVTLGG; translated from the coding sequence ATGGGGAATCTTTCCGCAGCCGCGGCCCAGGACCGCCGCGTGCCGTCCTCGCAGGCCGAGCTGCAATTGTCCTATGCGCCGATCGTGCAGCGGGTGCAGCCGGCGGTGGTCAATGTCTACGCCGCCAAGACCGTGCAGAACCGCAATCCCTTCCTGGACGATCCGATTTTTCGCCGGTTCTTCGGCGTGCCGGGACAGCAGCCCGAGCAGATGCAGCGCTCGCTCGGCTCCGGCGTGATGGTCGACGGCTCCGGGCTTGTGGTCACAAACAATCACGTGATCGAGGGCGCCGACCAGGTGAAGGTCTCGCTCGCCGACAAGCGCGAATACGAGGCGGAGATCGTGCTGAAGGACAGCCGTACCGACCTTGCGGTGCTGCGGCTGAAGAACACCAACAAGGAAAAATTCGCGACGCTCGACTTCGCCAATTCCGACCAATTGCTGGTCGGCGACGTCGTGCTGGCGATCGGCAATCCGTTCGGCGTCGGCCAGACCGTGACGCACGGCATCATCTCGGCCCTGGCGCGCACTCAAGTCGGGATCACGGATTATCAATTCTTCATTCAGACCGACGCGGCGATCAATCCCGGCAATTCGGGCGGCGCGCTGGTCGACATGAGCGGCCGGCTCGCCGGCATCAACACCGCGATCTTCTCGCGCTCCGGCGGCTCGCAGGGCATCGGCTTCGCGATCCCCGCCAACATGGTGCGCGTGGTGGTGGCCTCCGCCAAGAGCGGCGGCAAGAATGTGAAGCGGCCGTGGCTCGGCGCGCGGCTGCAGGCGGTGACGCCGGAGATCGCGGAGACGCTGGGGCTGAAGCTGCCGAGCGGCGCGCTGGTCGCCAATGTCGCGCCGAACAGTCCTGCGGCGAAGGCCGGGCTCAAGCTCTCCGACCTGATCGTCGGGATCGACGGCACGCCGATCGACGATCCCAACGCGTTCGACTACCGCTTCGCGACCCGTCCGCTCGGCGGCAACGCGGAGATCGAGGTGCAGCGCGCCGGCAAGCCGGTGAAGCTCACCGTGCCGCTGGAGACCGCGCCCGATACCAATCGCGACGAGATCGTGCTGACCGCGCGCTCGCCGTTCCAAGGCGCCAGGGTCGCCAATATCTCGCCGGCGCTGGCCGATGAGCTGCATCTCGACGCCGGCGCCGAGGGCGTCGTGGTGACCGAGCTCGCCGATGACGGCACCGCCGCCAATGTCGGCTTCCAGAAGGGCGACATCATCATCGCGGTCAACAACGAGAAGATCGCGCGGACCGGCGACCTCGAGAAGGCTTCGAAGACGGGGTCGCGGATCTGGCGCATCACGCTGGTGCGCGGCGGCCAGCAGATCAACGTGACGCTCGGCGGATGA
- a CDS encoding replication-associated recombination protein A: protein MSPKQPREAGNLFAAAGMEQDAPHPLPDRLRPRTLADVVGQDHILGPDGALTRMLETRTLGSLVFWGPPGTGKTTVARLLADATELHFEQISAVFSGVADLKKAFDAARARRETGKGTLLFVDEVHRFNRAQQDSFLPVMEDGTVVLVGATTENPSFELNAALLSRARVLVFHSLDTAAIEKLFANAEKIEGKQLPLDAEARAVLVRMADGDGRASLTLAEEVWRAARKGEVFNAEQLQAILQRRAPIYDKSADGHYNLISALHKSVRGSDPDAALYYLARMFDAGEDPLFLARRVVRMAVEDIGLADPQALAVCNAAKEAYDFLGSPEGELAIAQAVVYLATAPKSNAVYTAFGAAMQTAKQGGSLLPPKHILNSPTKLMKSEGYGSGYQYDHDMPDAFSGQDYFPEALGRQTFYDPPDRGFEREIRKRLDYWARLRKERGGS from the coding sequence GTGAGCCCGAAGCAACCGCGCGAGGCCGGCAACCTGTTCGCAGCGGCGGGGATGGAGCAGGACGCGCCGCACCCGCTGCCGGACCGGCTGCGTCCGCGCACGCTGGCCGATGTCGTCGGCCAGGATCACATCCTCGGCCCCGACGGCGCGCTGACGCGGATGCTGGAGACGCGCACGCTGGGCTCGCTGGTGTTCTGGGGACCGCCGGGCACCGGCAAGACCACCGTGGCGCGGCTTCTGGCCGACGCCACCGAGCTGCATTTCGAGCAGATCTCCGCGGTGTTCTCCGGCGTCGCCGATCTCAAGAAGGCGTTCGATGCCGCGCGTGCCCGCCGCGAGACCGGCAAGGGCACGCTGCTGTTCGTCGACGAGGTGCATCGTTTCAACCGCGCGCAGCAGGATTCCTTCCTGCCCGTGATGGAGGACGGCACGGTGGTGCTGGTCGGCGCCACCACGGAGAATCCATCGTTCGAGCTCAACGCGGCGCTTTTGTCGCGCGCCCGCGTGCTGGTGTTTCACTCGCTCGATACGGCGGCGATCGAGAAGCTGTTTGCCAATGCCGAGAAGATCGAGGGCAAGCAGCTGCCGCTCGATGCGGAAGCCCGCGCCGTGCTGGTGCGGATGGCCGATGGCGACGGCCGCGCCTCGCTGACATTGGCCGAAGAGGTCTGGCGCGCCGCCCGCAAGGGCGAGGTGTTCAACGCCGAGCAGTTGCAGGCCATCCTGCAGCGCCGCGCGCCGATCTACGACAAGTCGGCCGACGGCCATTACAATCTGATCTCGGCGCTGCACAAGTCGGTGCGCGGCTCCGATCCGGACGCGGCGTTGTACTATCTCGCGCGCATGTTCGATGCCGGCGAGGATCCGCTGTTCCTGGCGCGGCGTGTGGTGCGGATGGCGGTCGAGGATATCGGCCTTGCGGATCCGCAGGCGCTGGCGGTCTGCAACGCCGCCAAGGAGGCCTACGATTTCCTGGGCTCGCCCGAAGGCGAGCTCGCGATCGCGCAGGCCGTGGTCTATCTCGCCACCGCGCCGAAATCCAACGCGGTCTACACCGCGTTCGGCGCAGCGATGCAGACCGCGAAGCAGGGCGGCTCGCTGCTACCGCCGAAGCACATTTTGAATTCGCCGACCAAGCTGATGAAGTCGGAGGGCTACGGCTCCGGCTATCAATATGATCACGACATGCCGGACGCATTCTCCGGCCAGGACTATTTCCCGGAAGCGCTGGGCCGCCAGACCTTCTACGATCCGCCCGACCGCGGCTTCGAGCGCGAGATCCGCAAACGGCTGGATTACTGGGCGCGGCTGCGCAAGGAGCGGGGCGGGAGCTAG
- a CDS encoding zinc-binding alcohol dehydrogenase family protein: MKAVGYQKSLPIEAVDSLVDFEIAKPEPKGRDIRVAVKAISANPVDYKVRKRAAPTDGGYKILGFDAAGVVDAVGPEVSLFKPGDEVFYAGSILRQGTNSEFHLVDERIVGNKPASLSFAQAAALPLTSITAWELLFDRLGAVPGKSLDPRTLLITGGAGGVGSILIQLARRLTGLTVVATATRPESQKWCRDLGAHAVIDHSQPMKEQIEKLKLPPVGLVASLTFTDQHYKSIADFIAPQGKFGLIDDPPEFNVAAFKGKAVSVHWESMFTRSSFQTPDMIAQHHLLNDVADLIDKGVLRTTLDQTFGTINAANLKRAHALLESGKSRGKIVLEGW; the protein is encoded by the coding sequence ATGAAGGCCGTCGGATACCAAAAATCGCTGCCGATCGAGGCGGTGGATTCGCTCGTCGATTTCGAGATCGCCAAGCCCGAGCCGAAGGGGCGCGACATCCGCGTCGCGGTGAAGGCCATCTCGGCCAATCCGGTCGACTACAAGGTGCGCAAGCGCGCGGCGCCGACCGACGGCGGCTACAAGATCCTCGGCTTCGACGCGGCCGGCGTGGTCGACGCGGTCGGGCCCGAGGTCTCGCTCTTCAAGCCCGGCGACGAGGTGTTCTACGCGGGCTCGATCCTGCGCCAGGGTACCAATTCGGAATTTCATCTGGTCGACGAACGCATCGTCGGCAACAAGCCGGCGTCGCTGTCCTTCGCGCAGGCCGCCGCCCTGCCCCTGACCTCGATCACCGCGTGGGAGCTGCTGTTCGACCGGCTCGGCGCGGTGCCGGGCAAGAGCCTCGACCCGCGCACGCTGCTGATCACCGGCGGCGCCGGCGGTGTCGGCTCGATCCTGATCCAGCTTGCGCGCCGCCTCACCGGGCTCACCGTGGTCGCGACCGCAACGCGGCCGGAGTCGCAAAAGTGGTGCCGCGATCTCGGCGCCCATGCGGTGATCGACCACTCGCAGCCGATGAAGGAGCAGATCGAAAAACTGAAGCTGCCGCCGGTCGGCCTCGTCGCCAGCCTCACCTTCACCGACCAGCACTACAAGTCGATCGCCGACTTCATCGCGCCGCAGGGCAAGTTCGGCCTGATCGACGATCCGCCGGAGTTCAACGTCGCCGCGTTCAAGGGCAAGGCGGTGTCGGTGCACTGGGAATCGATGTTCACGCGCTCCTCGTTCCAGACGCCTGACATGATCGCGCAGCATCATCTGCTCAACGATGTCGCCGACCTGATCGACAAGGGCGTGCTGCGCACCACGCTCGACCAGACCTTCGGCACCATCAACGCCGCCAACCTCAAGCGCGCACACGCTCTGCTGGAAAGCGGCAAGTCGCGCGGCAAGATCGTGCTGGAAGGCTGGTAA
- a CDS encoding winged helix-turn-helix transcriptional regulator, which produces MKRKNFARRPGCAVEAALDLIDGKWKGVILYHLQAGTQRFGELRKRMPGITQRMLTKQLRALEDDGLVIRKVYAEVPPRVEYTLSELGESLRPVIDILKAWGEGHQERLSCAPAPEVIVKKSKRAA; this is translated from the coding sequence ATGAAACGGAAGAATTTCGCGCGCCGGCCGGGCTGCGCGGTCGAGGCGGCGCTCGACCTGATCGACGGCAAATGGAAAGGCGTGATCCTGTATCATTTGCAGGCCGGCACCCAGCGCTTCGGCGAGCTGCGGAAGCGGATGCCCGGCATCACCCAGCGCATGCTGACCAAGCAGCTGCGCGCGCTCGAGGACGATGGCCTCGTGATCCGCAAGGTCTATGCCGAGGTGCCGCCGCGGGTCGAATACACGCTTTCCGAACTCGGCGAGAGCCTGCGCCCGGTGATCGATATTCTGAAAGCCTGGGGCGAGGGCCATCAGGAGCGGCTGTCCTGCGCGCCGGCGCCGGAGGTCATTGTGAAGAAGTCGAAGCGCGCGGCCTGA
- a CDS encoding OprO/OprP family phosphate-selective porin, with protein MGATKVGAIAIGLAGALAASPAYSQSAGGGSDAEIALLKQQLKMLEQKLDRLQKQTNANTATAASANANAKAADAKAARVASANAAIPVKGPVAPSGVVVTMPNNRPTICTADEQNCVAITSRVHWDVGGYDYRPNTAGTSPQKLDSGENVRRARIGIVGKFFGDWNYSLIYDFGGSSDGFGGAAPGSLPGGGTSGIENAYLSYTGFKPFGGKMAIEGGIMDVPWTLDEATSSNDILFMERASVGIIAQNIAAGDFRSAAGTRWWNDQFWIGGYVTGPTSGAIHSASSTSPAGTSEQYGGVIRVAGNPISGKNYSVHIGADAEWLVQPPRNQLTQAQTLTLSDRPELRIDPTTLISTGAIANVSGAQVYGVEAAATYGPFIAQGEYYWFNVDRSANTGLPPFGAPSLKFDGGYAQVGYVLTGENHAYNPATASYSGIKPHDPFSLAGGGWGAWEIAGRVSTMDLNDQIAQAVGIAGGRQTVYTAALNWYVNNNVRFMLNYLHGDIAKQASATSTADVGSKFDAVALRTQVAF; from the coding sequence ATGGGTGCGACAAAAGTTGGTGCCATCGCCATCGGCCTGGCCGGGGCGCTCGCCGCCTCGCCGGCCTATTCACAATCGGCCGGAGGCGGCAGCGATGCGGAGATCGCGCTGCTGAAGCAGCAGCTGAAGATGCTCGAGCAGAAGCTCGACAGACTGCAGAAGCAGACCAACGCCAATACCGCAACCGCGGCCAGCGCAAACGCCAATGCGAAGGCGGCGGACGCCAAGGCAGCGCGGGTGGCGAGCGCCAACGCCGCGATCCCGGTGAAGGGCCCGGTCGCGCCATCCGGCGTCGTGGTGACGATGCCGAACAACCGGCCGACCATCTGCACCGCGGACGAACAGAACTGCGTTGCGATCACGAGCCGCGTGCACTGGGATGTCGGCGGCTACGACTATCGTCCGAACACCGCAGGCACCTCGCCGCAGAAGCTCGACAGCGGCGAGAACGTCCGCCGCGCGCGCATCGGCATCGTCGGCAAATTCTTCGGCGACTGGAATTACTCGCTGATCTACGACTTCGGCGGCTCGTCCGACGGTTTCGGCGGCGCGGCGCCGGGATCGCTGCCCGGCGGCGGCACCTCCGGCATCGAGAACGCGTATCTGAGCTACACCGGCTTCAAGCCGTTCGGCGGCAAGATGGCGATCGAAGGCGGCATCATGGACGTGCCGTGGACGCTCGACGAAGCGACCAGCTCCAACGACATCCTGTTCATGGAGCGCGCCTCGGTCGGCATCATCGCACAGAATATCGCCGCCGGCGACTTCCGTTCGGCGGCCGGCACCCGCTGGTGGAACGACCAGTTCTGGATCGGCGGCTATGTCACCGGACCGACGTCGGGCGCCATCCACTCCGCGTCCTCGACCTCGCCGGCCGGCACGTCCGAGCAGTATGGCGGCGTCATCCGTGTCGCCGGCAATCCGATCAGCGGCAAGAACTATTCGGTGCATATCGGCGCCGATGCGGAATGGCTGGTGCAGCCGCCGCGCAACCAGCTGACGCAGGCGCAGACGCTCACGCTCAGCGACCGGCCCGAGCTGCGCATCGATCCGACGACGCTGATCTCGACCGGTGCGATCGCCAATGTCTCCGGCGCGCAGGTGTACGGCGTCGAGGCGGCCGCGACCTATGGTCCGTTCATCGCGCAGGGCGAATATTACTGGTTCAATGTCGATCGCTCCGCGAACACCGGATTGCCGCCGTTCGGCGCGCCGAGCCTGAAGTTCGACGGCGGCTACGCGCAGGTCGGCTACGTGCTGACCGGCGAGAACCATGCCTACAATCCGGCGACGGCCTCCTATAGCGGGATCAAGCCGCATGATCCGTTCTCGCTCGCCGGCGGCGGCTGGGGCGCCTGGGAAATCGCCGGCCGCGTCAGCACGATGGACCTCAACGATCAGATCGCGCAGGCGGTCGGCATCGCGGGTGGACGGCAGACCGTCTACACCGCCGCGCTGAACTGGTACGTCAACAACAACGTCCGCTTCATGCTGAACTATCTGCACGGCGATATCGCCAAGCAGGCCTCGGCGACCTCGACCGCGGACGTCGGCTCGAAGTTCGACGCGGTCGCGCTGCGCACGCAGGTTGCGTTCTGA
- a CDS encoding alpha/beta hydrolase, whose product MRLAISALAAALMLAAPALAQQSPMPEAAMPEDLAWKLLELGRVIDPPKTAALYAPLQQKEPYQGVKVGRDVKYGPADRHLLDVFTPETTAPGRAVLIYIHGGGLIAGHKRAPGSPFYDNIMLWAVKNGFVGVNATYRLAPAFPWPAGAEDMGAIVQWVSENIASRGGEPKRIFLMGQSAGAIHVASYVSHGEFHKVKGGGLAGAIMVSGIYDLTASPAGDAELAYYGSDPSRYAERSSLQGLVTSPIPFLITAAELDPPRFVEQFELMKQASCKRPSGCARSFMLPQHSHMSEVYAINTPDTRLTDEILEFVKSVK is encoded by the coding sequence ATGAGACTGGCGATATCGGCTTTGGCGGCGGCCCTGATGCTCGCGGCCCCGGCGCTCGCCCAGCAAAGCCCGATGCCCGAAGCCGCGATGCCGGAAGATCTGGCCTGGAAGCTCCTGGAACTCGGCCGCGTCATCGACCCGCCCAAGACCGCTGCGCTCTACGCGCCGCTGCAACAGAAGGAGCCCTATCAGGGCGTCAAGGTCGGGCGCGACGTCAAATACGGCCCCGCCGACCGGCATCTGCTCGACGTGTTCACGCCGGAGACGACGGCGCCGGGGCGAGCCGTGCTGATCTACATCCATGGCGGCGGCCTCATTGCCGGCCACAAGCGCGCCCCCGGCAGCCCGTTCTACGACAACATCATGCTGTGGGCGGTGAAGAACGGCTTCGTCGGCGTCAATGCCACCTACCGCCTGGCGCCGGCCTTTCCGTGGCCGGCAGGCGCGGAGGACATGGGCGCGATCGTGCAGTGGGTTTCGGAAAACATCGCCTCCCGCGGCGGCGAGCCGAAGCGCATCTTCCTGATGGGCCAATCGGCCGGCGCGATCCATGTCGCGAGCTATGTCTCCCATGGCGAATTCCACAAGGTGAAGGGCGGCGGCCTCGCCGGCGCGATCATGGTGTCGGGCATCTATGATCTGACGGCCTCGCCGGCCGGCGACGCCGAGCTCGCCTATTACGGCTCGGACCCCTCGCGCTATGCCGAGCGCTCCTCGCTGCAAGGCCTGGTCACGAGCCCGATCCCGTTCCTGATCACCGCGGCCGAGCTCGATCCGCCGCGCTTCGTCGAGCAGTTCGAGCTCATGAAGCAGGCCAGCTGCAAGCGGCCGAGCGGCTGCGCCCGCAGCTTCATGCTGCCGCAGCACAGCCACATGTCGGAGGTCTATGCGATCAACACGCCGGACACGCGGCTGACGGACGAGATTTTGGAGTTCGTGAAAAGCGTCAAGTGA